A region from the Cygnus olor isolate bCygOlo1 chromosome 24, bCygOlo1.pri.v2, whole genome shotgun sequence genome encodes:
- the LHFPL5 gene encoding LHFPL tetraspan subfamily member 5 protein has translation MPKLLPAQEAARIYHTNYVRNARAMGVLWALFTLCFAILMVVTFIQPYWIGDSIDTPQAGYFGLFSYCIGNALTGELICKGSPLDFGTIPSSAFKTAMFFVGISTFLIIGSILCFSLFFFCNAATVYKVCAWMQLAAATGLMIGCLIYPDGWDSSEVRRMCGDKTDKYTLGACTVRWAYILCIIGILDALILSFLAFVLGNRQDNLLPSDFKVESKEEGND, from the exons aTGCCCAAGCTGCTGCCGGCGCAGGAGGCGGCGCGGATCTACCACACCAACTACGTGCGGAACGCCAGGGCCATGGGCGTGCTGTGGGCCCTCTTCACCCTCTGCTTCGCCATCCTGATGGTGGTGACCTTCATCCAGCCCTACTGGATCGGCGACAGCATCGACACGCCGCAGGCCGGTTACTTCGGCCTCTTCTCCTACTGCATCGGCAACGCGCTCACCGGCGAGCTCATCTGCAAGGGCAGCCCCCTGGATTTCGGCACCATCCCCTCCAGCGCCTTCAAGACGGCGATGTTCTTCGTGGGCATCTCCACCTTCCTCATCATCGGCTCCATCCTCTGCTTCAgcctcttcttcttctgcaaCGCGGCCACCGTCTACAAAGTCTGCGCCTGGATGCAGCTGGCGGcag CTACGGGGCTGATGATCGGCTGCCTGATTTACCCCGACGGCTGGGACTCGAGCGAGGTGAGGCGCATGTGCGGGGACAAGACGGACAAGTACACGCTGGGCGCCTGCACCGTGCGCTGGGCGTACATCCTCTGCATCATCGGCATCCTCGACGCGCTCATCCTCTCCTTCCTGGCCTTCGTGCTGGGCAACCGGCAGGACAACCTCCTCCCGTCGGATTTTAAAGTGGAAAGCAAAG aggagggcaacgacTGA